One stretch of Commensalibacter melissae DNA includes these proteins:
- a CDS encoding Bax inhibitor-1/YccA family protein, whose amino-acid sequence MVFRPDSYNNMTNVNAKVAYDAGLRNYMLRIYNWMASGLLLTALVSYLVVNTSLGNIFYHPVVMGYRTIGITPTLLGYIAIFSPLAFVLVMSFGVNRLSTQAAQTLFWVFCGVMGVSMANIFYVYTGESIVRTFVVTAGMFAGMSLWGYSTHKDLTGIGSFLGMGLFGLVLAMVANIFFKSGQLGLIINIVGVIIFTGLAATDTQRIKLSYQNLYQYEGSDIVLKASVYDALSMYLNFINLFQFMLQFMGVRQNDN is encoded by the coding sequence ATGGTATTTCGTCCTGATTCTTATAACAATATGACCAATGTCAATGCCAAAGTCGCATATGATGCAGGTCTTAGAAATTATATGCTTCGTATCTATAATTGGATGGCATCAGGGTTGTTGCTAACTGCATTAGTTTCATATTTGGTTGTTAACACATCTTTAGGTAATATATTTTATCATCCGGTAGTGATGGGGTACAGAACCATTGGAATCACACCAACATTATTGGGTTATATCGCTATTTTTTCACCATTGGCATTTGTATTGGTAATGTCCTTTGGGGTCAATCGCCTTTCAACGCAAGCTGCCCAAACACTTTTCTGGGTATTTTGTGGTGTCATGGGCGTTAGTATGGCAAATATCTTTTATGTATATACAGGTGAATCCATCGTAAGGACGTTTGTGGTCACAGCAGGTATGTTTGCGGGAATGTCTTTGTGGGGATACTCAACTCACAAAGATTTGACAGGAATAGGTTCTTTTTTAGGGATGGGCCTGTTTGGTCTTGTTTTAGCCATGGTTGCGAATATTTTTTTCAAAAGCGGACAACTAGGATTAATCATTAATATAGTTGGAGTGATCATTTTTACAGGTCTTGCCGCTACGGATACTCAACGTATTAAGCTTTCCTATCAAAATCTTTATCAATATGAAGGGTCTGATATCGTGCTTAAAGCCAGCGTTTATGATGCCTTAAGTATGTATTTGAATTTTATCAACCTGTTTCAGTTTATGCTGCAATTCATGGGTGTTCGTCAAAACGACAACTAA
- the cyoA gene encoding ubiquinol oxidase subunit II has product MKKLLPKITLSVVGLTSTLMLGGCNLVLFDPKGPIGQSEKELIMMTVGAMLCVVIPVIIATLIIARRYRASNTSATYSPKWDFSLPIEICMWGIPMCLIAFLAYKTFVSSHELDPYKPIAAPADNPQVKPIDVQVVALNWKWLFIYPEYGIATVNQLVVPVNTPVSFRLTSDATMNSFWIPQLGSQVYVMAGMQTQLHLLASTEGDYLGETNNYSGAGYSDMRFRTLVKDEKGFQDWIEKVRASSQDLNNETYAKLHEDSIKNPVEYYAHVEPVLFDTIIAKYNNGMVMDKATGQMIHMSSSQSGEMKHAEE; this is encoded by the coding sequence ATGAAAAAATTATTACCGAAAATTACATTATCGGTAGTGGGTTTAACATCTACTCTTATGTTGGGTGGATGTAACTTGGTTTTATTTGATCCAAAAGGACCGATAGGACAAAGTGAGAAAGAATTGATTATGATGACGGTAGGGGCAATGCTTTGCGTTGTTATTCCCGTTATTATTGCAACCTTAATTATTGCAAGACGTTATCGTGCATCAAATACCAGTGCAACATATTCACCAAAATGGGATTTCTCACTTCCGATTGAAATATGTATGTGGGGAATTCCAATGTGTTTGATTGCTTTTCTTGCATATAAAACATTTGTTTCATCTCATGAATTGGATCCTTATAAACCAATCGCTGCACCTGCTGATAATCCACAAGTCAAGCCAATTGATGTTCAGGTTGTTGCGTTAAACTGGAAATGGTTATTTATTTATCCTGAATATGGTATAGCCACAGTTAATCAATTGGTGGTACCTGTTAATACACCAGTTTCCTTCCGATTAACGTCCGATGCAACAATGAACTCTTTTTGGATTCCGCAGCTAGGGTCACAAGTCTATGTAATGGCTGGTATGCAAACTCAATTGCATTTATTGGCTTCTACAGAAGGTGATTATTTGGGGGAAACCAATAATTACAGTGGTGCTGGATATTCAGATATGAGATTCCGTACATTGGTTAAAGATGAAAAGGGATTTCAGGACTGGATTGAAAAAGTTCGTGCGTCTTCTCAAGACTTGAACAATGAAACATATGCTAAACTGCATGAAGATAGTATCAAAAATCCAGTTGAATACTATGCTCATGTTGAACCGGTTTTATTCGATACAATCATAGCAAAATATAACAATGGTATGGTTATGGATAAAGCTACTGGGCAAATGATTCATATGAGCTCAAGTCAATCTGGTGAAATGAAGCACGCAGAGGAATAG
- the cyoB gene encoding cytochrome o ubiquinol oxidase subunit I translates to MLGKLSLSAIPYHVPILVGTFIGVVIVGLAVLGAITYYGKWGVLFRNWLFSVDHKRIGIMYIVLALVMLFRGFADAIMMRLQQAMAYNSPGYLPPSHYDQIFTAHGTIMIFFMAMAFMQGLFNLIVPLQIGARDVAFPFINSLSFWLTTAGAILVNISLFIGDFSTAGWLAYPPVSELQFSPGVGVDYYIWAVQISGVGTLLTAVNFITTVVKMRAPGMTWMRIPVFTWTVIASCIMIFTTFPALTVAVAELALDRYCGMHFFTNDGGGNVMLYLNLIWAWGHPEVYILVIPAFGVFSEVVPVFCKKPLFGYATMVYASLAITTLSLLVWVHHFFTMGAGANVNTFFGIMTMIIAIPTGVKVFNWLFTMFRGRIEFTAPMYWTIGFMIVFVIGGMTGVMLAIPASDFVLHNSEFLIAHFHNTIIGGVYFGYVAGMNFWAPKVTGFKMSQKLGKAAFFFWFFGFFLSFVPLYITGFDGMVRRLNHYDNPNWHFWLQIACVGVFCILCGVVCQLLQIFLGIINAKKPENIDVTGDPWDGRSLEWSTSSPAPVYNFAHIPVVQSRDAYAYNKEHGIDTRRTSETYKDILMPKNTSAGFWHGMFALVLGFAAVWHIWWLVIVTVILNFVLAIGYSFKDDKEYVIPASEVERIEKEHSRKLMTQVAE, encoded by the coding sequence ATGTTAGGTAAATTAAGTCTTTCGGCTATTCCATATCATGTACCTATATTGGTAGGGACATTTATTGGGGTAGTTATTGTTGGATTGGCTGTTTTAGGAGCGATCACATACTATGGTAAATGGGGTGTATTGTTCAGAAACTGGCTTTTCTCGGTTGATCACAAGCGTATCGGTATAATGTACATCGTGCTTGCACTTGTTATGTTATTCCGTGGATTTGCGGATGCTATCATGATGCGTCTGCAACAGGCCATGGCTTATAATAGTCCTGGTTACCTGCCTCCATCGCATTATGACCAAATTTTCACTGCTCATGGTACAATCATGATTTTCTTCATGGCCATGGCATTTATGCAGGGTCTATTTAACCTTATCGTTCCTTTGCAGATTGGTGCTCGTGACGTCGCTTTTCCATTTATCAACTCATTAAGTTTTTGGTTAACGACTGCTGGTGCTATACTAGTTAACATCTCTTTGTTTATTGGTGATTTCTCGACTGCTGGTTGGTTGGCCTATCCACCTGTTTCTGAATTGCAGTTCAGTCCTGGCGTAGGGGTAGACTATTATATCTGGGCTGTTCAGATTTCCGGTGTTGGAACGCTTTTGACTGCTGTTAACTTTATAACTACAGTTGTCAAAATGCGTGCCCCAGGAATGACATGGATGCGTATTCCTGTTTTCACATGGACTGTTATTGCATCTTGTATCATGATTTTTACGACATTCCCTGCCTTGACAGTAGCTGTGGCTGAATTGGCACTGGATCGTTATTGTGGAATGCATTTCTTTACCAATGATGGTGGTGGAAATGTAATGTTGTATTTGAATCTGATCTGGGCATGGGGACATCCTGAAGTTTACATTCTTGTAATTCCTGCCTTTGGTGTTTTCTCGGAAGTTGTTCCTGTATTTTGCAAAAAACCATTATTCGGTTATGCAACAATGGTTTATGCAAGTTTGGCGATTACGACCTTGTCCTTGCTGGTTTGGGTTCACCACTTCTTTACAATGGGTGCCGGAGCAAATGTTAATACCTTTTTTGGTATCATGACGATGATCATTGCCATCCCAACAGGAGTTAAGGTCTTTAACTGGCTCTTTACCATGTTTAGAGGACGTATCGAATTTACTGCACCAATGTATTGGACAATCGGATTTATGATTGTTTTCGTTATTGGTGGTATGACCGGGGTTATGCTGGCAATTCCAGCCAGTGACTTCGTTTTGCATAATAGTGAATTCTTGATTGCTCACTTCCATAATACTATTATTGGTGGTGTTTATTTTGGTTATGTCGCGGGGATGAATTTTTGGGCTCCAAAAGTAACCGGTTTCAAGATGAGTCAGAAACTTGGTAAGGCCGCATTCTTTTTCTGGTTCTTTGGATTTTTCCTTTCATTTGTTCCATTATACATTACCGGATTTGATGGAATGGTTCGTCGTTTGAATCATTATGACAATCCCAATTGGCATTTCTGGTTACAGATTGCCTGTGTTGGTGTATTTTGTATCCTTTGTGGTGTTGTTTGCCAATTATTACAGATTTTCCTTGGTATTATTAACGCGAAAAAACCTGAAAATATTGATGTAACGGGTGATCCATGGGATGGTCGTAGTCTTGAATGGTCAACTTCTTCTCCAGCTCCTGTTTATAACTTTGCTCATATTCCAGTTGTTCAATCACGTGATGCTTATGCATATAATAAAGAGCATGGAATTGATACACGTCGTACGTCTGAAACCTATAAGGATATTCTTATGCCTAAAAACACGTCTGCAGGTTTTTGGCATGGCATGTTTGCATTGGTTCTGGGATTTGCGGCAGTTTGGCATATCTGGTGGCTTGTGATTGTTACCGTAATTCTTAATTTTGTATTAGCTATTGGCTATAGCTTTAAAGATGATAAAGAATATGTCATTCCTGCTTCAGAAGTTGAACGTATTGAAAAAGAACATTCTCGTAAACTTATGACACAGGTGGCTGAATAA
- the cyoC gene encoding cytochrome o ubiquinol oxidase subunit III translates to MAENMSTTMSNTSQNVHEHEHEHENHSFFGFWMYLMSDCIVFGCLFTSYAVLRNQFAGGPTSKEMFELGRVAIETALLLTSSLTFGFAMIQARRNSNNGTLLWMVVSAILGLGFLVLEVQEFIAFVQHGASPTVSAYWSAFFTLVGTHGLHVTLGLIWMTVLMIQLVTKGLNKTMMPRLACMSLFWHFLDIVWICVFSFVYLLSMA, encoded by the coding sequence ATGGCTGAGAATATGAGTACAACGATGTCAAATACTTCACAAAATGTTCATGAACACGAACATGAGCATGAAAATCATTCATTCTTTGGCTTTTGGATGTATTTGATGTCGGACTGCATTGTCTTTGGGTGTTTATTTACCAGTTATGCGGTTTTAAGAAATCAGTTTGCTGGTGGTCCAACCAGTAAAGAAATGTTTGAACTGGGACGAGTGGCTATTGAAACTGCCTTGCTGTTGACAAGTTCACTTACCTTCGGTTTCGCGATGATTCAGGCGCGTCGTAACAGTAACAATGGAACACTTTTATGGATGGTGGTTTCAGCCATTCTTGGTTTAGGGTTCCTTGTTTTGGAAGTTCAAGAGTTTATCGCTTTTGTTCAACATGGTGCCTCACCAACCGTTAGCGCTTATTGGTCGGCATTCTTTACACTTGTTGGAACGCATGGCTTACATGTTACTTTGGGTCTGATTTGGATGACGGTTCTGATGATTCAATTGGTAACAAAGGGTCTAAACAAAACAATGATGCCAAGATTGGCTTGTATGAGTTTATTTTGGCATTTCTTGGATATTGTTTGGATTTGCGTATTTAGTTTCGTTTACCTGTTGAGTATGGCATAA
- the cyoD gene encoding cytochrome o ubiquinol oxidase subunit IV, translating to MTENHTTASEEAGHGSVASYIVGYVLSIILTVIAFYIVMEHMFSTMATATTLGVLAALQIIVQSVFFLHVSVSPEKRVDLVSYAFSLFVAIVIVFGTLFVMHNASYNMMSR from the coding sequence ATGACAGAAAATCACACTACAGCCTCAGAAGAGGCAGGACACGGCTCTGTAGCATCCTATATAGTCGGGTATGTATTATCGATCATCCTTACGGTAATTGCTTTTTATATCGTTATGGAACATATGTTTTCAACGATGGCTACTGCAACTACGCTTGGGGTATTGGCAGCATTACAAATTATTGTTCAGTCAGTATTTTTCTTGCATGTCAGTGTGTCTCCAGAAAAACGTGTTGATTTGGTAAGTTATGCATTTTCGCTTTTCGTAGCAATCGTTATTGTATTTGGAACGTTATTCGTAATGCATAATGCAAGTTATAACATGATGTCTCGATAA
- a CDS encoding lysine--tRNA ligase: MTINDFSSFTSIPKIWPFEEAVKLAEHVRNKKDKSDKPALLETGYGPSGLPHIGTFGEVARTSWVSQAYQALTGKKAVILAFSDDMDGLRKVPENVPNQEMLKEHLGKPLSSIPDPFGTHESFGAHNNAQLCSFLDHFGFEYKFASSTEYYQSGKFDSALKRILEVHDKIVAVIAPTLREERRATYSPVLPVHPETGIVMQVPMEKIDPVSGTIQWRDENGKLFETPVTGGHAKLQWKADWAMRWYALGVDYEMSGKDLIDSVRLSSKICKILGGTPPANLTYELFLDDQGQKISKSKGNGLSIEEWLRYGPSESLAQYMFNAPRRAKRLFFDVIPKTTDEYLKHVENWQKSERGDDSVGPAEKEKKYANPAWFIHGGVLPKKAGSPISFAMLLNLASVANAERAEILWGFLKRYDESVSPDNNPMLAQLVENALAYYADFIRPHKVYRTPDEREARALIELSVELKKLPAEEHKPDILQNLVFAIGKKYEFEPLRDWFGCLYEVLLGQKDGPRFGMFIAVYGIKETIELINKAVKR, from the coding sequence ATGACAATAAACGATTTTTCTTCTTTTACTTCAATACCCAAAATATGGCCTTTCGAGGAAGCCGTAAAATTGGCTGAACATGTTCGGAATAAAAAAGATAAATCGGATAAACCCGCCTTGCTTGAAACAGGATATGGTCCTTCTGGTTTACCGCATATCGGAACATTTGGCGAAGTGGCTCGCACTTCTTGGGTCAGCCAGGCATATCAGGCCCTGACAGGGAAAAAAGCTGTCATTCTTGCATTTTCCGATGATATGGATGGTTTACGTAAAGTTCCAGAAAATGTACCTAATCAGGAAATGTTAAAAGAACATTTAGGAAAACCTTTGTCAAGTATACCTGATCCATTTGGAACACATGAATCTTTTGGTGCACATAATAATGCCCAACTTTGTTCCTTTCTTGATCATTTTGGATTTGAATATAAATTTGCCTCCTCAACAGAATATTATCAATCAGGAAAATTCGATTCCGCTTTGAAAAGAATATTGGAAGTTCACGACAAGATAGTTGCTGTAATTGCACCGACACTGAGAGAAGAAAGACGGGCCACCTATTCCCCTGTATTACCTGTCCATCCTGAAACGGGAATTGTTATGCAAGTTCCTATGGAAAAAATTGATCCGGTATCTGGAACTATTCAATGGCGTGATGAGAATGGCAAGCTTTTTGAAACCCCTGTTACAGGTGGACATGCAAAATTACAATGGAAAGCTGATTGGGCAATGCGCTGGTATGCCCTGGGGGTAGATTATGAAATGTCAGGAAAGGATCTGATTGACAGTGTTCGACTTTCAAGCAAGATTTGTAAAATTCTTGGTGGCACTCCACCAGCCAATCTAACATATGAATTATTTCTTGATGATCAGGGGCAAAAAATCTCAAAATCGAAAGGAAATGGATTATCGATTGAAGAATGGTTGCGATATGGTCCCTCGGAAAGTCTTGCGCAATATATGTTTAATGCACCTAGGCGGGCGAAAAGATTATTTTTTGATGTTATACCCAAGACTACAGATGAATATCTTAAACATGTTGAAAATTGGCAGAAATCAGAGCGGGGAGATGATAGTGTCGGACCCGCTGAAAAAGAAAAGAAATATGCTAATCCTGCCTGGTTCATACATGGAGGTGTTTTACCAAAAAAAGCGGGAAGTCCGATTTCATTCGCAATGTTATTAAATCTTGCCAGTGTTGCGAATGCGGAAAGAGCCGAAATATTATGGGGATTTCTTAAACGATATGATGAATCTGTATCGCCAGATAATAACCCCATGTTGGCTCAGCTAGTAGAGAATGCCCTGGCATATTATGCTGATTTCATTCGTCCCCATAAGGTTTATCGTACACCGGATGAACGAGAGGCAAGGGCTTTGATTGAGTTATCTGTTGAATTGAAGAAATTACCAGCGGAAGAGCATAAACCAGATATTTTACAAAATTTGGTGTTTGCAATTGGTAAAAAATACGAATTTGAACCGTTAAGGGATTGGTTTGGTTGTCTTTATGAAGTGTTACTCGGACAAAAAGATGGGCCACGTTTCGGAATGTTTATCGCCGTATATGGAATAAAAGAAACAATAGAGTTGATTAACAAGGCGGTAAAAAGATAA
- the thpR gene encoding RNA 2',3'-cyclic phosphodiesterase has translation MRLFIGIDFPDYVTRHLSQLRGSLTYVRWYDPRTYHLTLNFIGEINDYDLLNDLDLTLEKISPPSFNLTIDKVNLFQTASNTQILWAGIQPSESLVHLRKKVEQILRQLEIKTQKQKFVPHITLGKGSCLPQEHIKQWLNHYNLLKIPDIEITHFSLFSSYPGKEQPNYIIEKNYPLSFQT, from the coding sequence ATGCGCTTATTTATAGGTATTGATTTCCCAGATTATGTAACTCGCCATTTAAGTCAATTAAGAGGTAGTTTGACCTATGTAAGATGGTATGACCCTAGGACCTACCACCTCACACTAAATTTTATAGGTGAAATTAATGACTATGATCTGTTGAATGATCTTGATTTGACACTTGAAAAAATATCGCCTCCTTCATTCAATTTGACAATTGATAAGGTTAATCTATTTCAAACAGCTTCCAATACCCAAATATTATGGGCGGGGATCCAGCCTTCTGAGAGTCTGGTTCATTTACGTAAAAAAGTGGAACAAATCTTAAGACAATTAGAAATCAAAACTCAAAAACAAAAATTTGTTCCCCATATTACACTGGGGAAAGGTTCTTGCCTTCCTCAAGAACATATCAAACAATGGTTGAATCATTATAACCTGTTAAAAATTCCCGATATTGAAATAACCCACTTCTCATTGTTCAGCTCGTATCCTGGTAAAGAGCAGCCCAATTACATAATTGAGAAAAATTATCCATTATCTTTTCAAACTTAA
- a CDS encoding lysylphosphatidylglycerol synthase domain-containing protein — MQPSDFEKLNNTQNDGKHYKNTGWKIHLKYCSRILGVLLFVAAIYVVQKEFKHLSLKEIKLSFEQIPTFSLLMAGVCTLLSFFVLSFYDKMAVRQIGYRLSFLKTAFASFCSYVLSHNIGLSAVSGAMVRFRLYGSWGLKPLEILQVIAFCSITYFIGVAVLVGGLLIFKSNSLPIIGQALPGWIFIFIGIIAWLGVFGYIFLSFRCNTLKVWKYTLSFPRPSMAISQIVVATAEVIITAAIPYCVVPSHSIMIGYPALDFMSFMAIYIASYIAGLISSVPGGAGVFEGSMILALKNYMPMANIMCVIFVFRFLYYLIPLFIAGSMFAVHEILIRSKSIFDKPRKKNLLRFNPSLFIDENLRESDAAFSVAIAAAAVFICALIDLAVPLFDSGLILHDAGTFSLFIELTGDYILSFLGLILLTLTVSLVRRITLAWGLSLCILIASAVITLIMGTYLIIPAILTLVAFFIAPFRKCYYRSASLTDAPFSSKIIVEVILFLTTVLIINWLIPQSIAQYGVVQVFFSGNISIATKIIIAVVGISGILILFKLMLPAKIVSWPWSGETKELYRVMSDTDNKLLDDIKPNGILICSKEGTAIPFIRKDNFLVGIGDPVGNEREIVNTIWRLRDLALQENRSIGFWGAGKKYLTIYHDFGLASLKLDKTDHFVCCEVQYASFMINLIGKFKKS; from the coding sequence ATGCAGCCATCGGATTTCGAAAAACTCAATAACACCCAGAATGATGGGAAACATTATAAAAACACGGGTTGGAAGATTCACTTAAAATATTGTTCTCGTATTCTTGGTGTTTTGTTATTCGTGGCTGCAATTTATGTTGTGCAAAAGGAATTCAAACATCTCAGCCTGAAAGAGATTAAGCTATCTTTTGAACAAATTCCCACTTTTTCCTTGTTAATGGCTGGTGTGTGCACTTTATTGTCATTTTTTGTCCTGTCGTTTTATGATAAAATGGCTGTTAGACAAATTGGATACCGCTTGTCTTTTTTGAAAACTGCCTTTGCATCTTTTTGTTCCTATGTGCTTTCACATAATATTGGTTTGTCGGCAGTTTCTGGTGCAATGGTTCGTTTCCGTTTATATGGGAGTTGGGGGCTTAAGCCTTTAGAAATCCTCCAGGTTATCGCCTTTTGTTCCATTACCTATTTTATAGGTGTTGCGGTGCTAGTAGGCGGGTTATTAATATTTAAATCGAATTCATTACCAATCATTGGGCAGGCATTGCCAGGCTGGATATTTATTTTTATCGGAATTATCGCGTGGTTAGGGGTCTTTGGTTATATTTTTCTTTCATTCCGATGCAACACGTTAAAAGTTTGGAAATATACTTTATCGTTTCCTCGGCCATCCATGGCTATTTCACAAATTGTTGTCGCAACTGCTGAAGTTATAATAACGGCTGCAATCCCTTATTGTGTCGTGCCGTCTCATTCAATCATGATCGGTTATCCTGCACTTGATTTTATGTCTTTTATGGCGATTTATATCGCTTCTTATATTGCCGGGTTAATATCAAGTGTACCTGGAGGTGCAGGGGTGTTTGAGGGCAGCATGATATTGGCTTTAAAAAATTATATGCCAATGGCCAATATTATGTGTGTTATATTTGTTTTCCGGTTTTTGTATTATTTAATACCATTGTTTATTGCAGGCAGTATGTTTGCAGTGCATGAAATTTTAATTAGAAGCAAATCCATATTTGATAAGCCCAGAAAAAAGAATTTGTTACGATTTAATCCATCTCTATTCATTGATGAAAATCTGCGGGAGAGTGATGCGGCTTTTTCTGTAGCCATTGCAGCAGCGGCAGTTTTTATTTGCGCTTTGATTGATCTGGCTGTGCCTTTGTTTGATTCAGGATTGATTCTTCACGATGCAGGAACTTTTTCATTATTTATTGAACTTACAGGCGATTATATTTTATCATTTTTAGGTCTTATCCTATTAACTCTTACGGTGTCATTAGTCCGTAGAATTACACTCGCATGGGGATTAAGTCTTTGTATTTTAATTGCATCAGCAGTAATTACGTTGATTATGGGAACTTATCTCATTATTCCGGCCATACTGACTTTGGTTGCGTTTTTTATTGCACCGTTTAGAAAATGTTATTATCGATCAGCCAGTTTAACGGATGCACCGTTTTCCAGCAAAATTATTGTAGAGGTTATTTTATTTTTAACCACTGTATTGATAATAAACTGGTTAATCCCGCAATCAATTGCCCAATATGGAGTTGTTCAGGTTTTTTTCTCTGGCAATATTTCAATCGCAACAAAAATAATTATTGCAGTGGTGGGAATAAGCGGAATTTTAATATTGTTTAAGCTTATGCTTCCAGCAAAAATAGTTTCATGGCCCTGGTCAGGGGAAACTAAAGAATTATATCGGGTTATGTCTGATACAGACAATAAATTACTGGATGATATTAAACCGAATGGTATCTTGATCTGCTCAAAGGAGGGAACGGCTATACCTTTTATTCGTAAGGATAATTTTTTAGTCGGAATAGGAGATCCCGTGGGTAATGAACGTGAAATTGTCAATACTATCTGGCGTCTTAGGGATTTGGCGTTACAAGAAAATCGGTCTATTGGTTTTTGGGGTGCGGGAAAAAAATACCTGACCATTTATCATGATTTTGGATTAGCGAGTTTGAAACTGGATAAAACGGACCATTTTGTTTGTTGTGAAGTCCAGTATGCTAGTTTTATGATTAATCTGATTGGTAAATTCAAAAAATCTTAA